Proteins encoded within one genomic window of Propionispora vibrioides:
- the metA gene encoding homoserine O-acetyltransferase MetA: MPIKIPNNLPAVHTLEQENIFTMDEDRAYAQDIRPLRILLLNLMPTKIVTETQLLRLLGNSPLQVEFDFMYTATYEPKNTPQEHLVKFYETFDAVKNRKYDGMIITGAPVEQIPFEEVAYWEELCAIMDWSRKNVYSTLHICWGAQAALYHYYGIPKYPLKQKMFGVFAHTVNIKEKMLFRGFDDVFYVPHSRHTEVRREDIEKVPDLTILSESEAAGIYAVIDKKRRHFFITGHSEYDPLTLKAEYDRDISQGLSVQVPVNYYPEDDPTQTPVVRWRSAANLLFTNWLNYYVYQGTPFDLNKLNDEGELNGLFGDGI, from the coding sequence ATGCCGATTAAGATTCCTAATAATTTGCCTGCTGTGCACACGCTTGAGCAAGAAAATATTTTTACCATGGATGAAGACCGCGCTTACGCGCAGGATATCCGTCCGCTGCGCATCTTGCTGCTAAATCTGATGCCGACCAAAATTGTTACCGAGACGCAGTTGCTCCGGCTTCTGGGCAACTCACCGCTGCAGGTGGAGTTTGATTTTATGTATACGGCAACGTATGAACCGAAAAACACGCCGCAGGAGCATCTGGTCAAATTTTACGAGACCTTTGACGCAGTTAAAAACCGCAAATATGACGGCATGATTATTACCGGGGCGCCGGTGGAGCAAATTCCCTTTGAAGAGGTGGCCTACTGGGAGGAACTGTGCGCCATTATGGACTGGAGCCGGAAGAATGTGTATTCGACGCTGCATATTTGCTGGGGTGCCCAGGCCGCGCTCTATCATTACTATGGAATTCCTAAATATCCGCTTAAACAAAAAATGTTTGGCGTCTTTGCCCATACGGTGAATATCAAGGAAAAGATGTTATTCCGCGGCTTTGATGACGTATTTTACGTGCCCCATTCCCGGCATACCGAAGTAAGGCGGGAAGATATCGAAAAAGTCCCGGACCTGACGATTTTATCCGAGTCGGAAGCAGCCGGCATTTATGCCGTAATAGATAAAAAACGCCGCCATTTCTTCATTACCGGTCATTCAGAGTATGACCCGCTGACGCTGAAGGCGGAATATGACCGCGATATCAGCCAGGGACTGTCTGTTCAGGTGCCGGTTAATTACTATCCTGAGGATGATCCGACACAGACGCCTGTGGTGCGTTGGCGCAGTGCCGCCAATTTGCTGTTCACCAATTGGCTGAACTATTATGTATATCAGGGAACGCCGTTCGATTTGAATAAACTCAATGATGAAGGCGAGTTAAACGGCCTTTTTGGAGATGGAATCTAA
- a CDS encoding AEC family transporter, whose protein sequence is MWRRVQEKAAGLVYTIKYICKEGIKYSDYILARIGGMENMAVFLYILSYNIIPICLLILLGFLLGKRFRLDVFTLSKLNFYLFTPAFLFVNLYNTSFHWDLLQVVFCGFSLILVNALLGEVIGRYRNYERSFTNAFKNSIMFSNVGNIGLALATLIFSGEPFLVDGKTPYLDTAVAAQIMVLIMQNICVNTWGFFNAGQARLSGRQAVLQMLRMPPIYALPLVVLCRAGNFAVEQTFLWPALSYLRDGMVPLILITLGVQLSQSVFHFASGDVYLAVAIRLVGGPLLAMAGIALWGLSGVAAQIMLIANAVPTAVNTALIAVECRNCPEFAAQTVMVSTLLSVLTLTFFIFLARLIYPVA, encoded by the coding sequence GTGTGGCGCAGGGTACAGGAAAAAGCTGCCGGTTTGGTGTATACTATTAAGTATATTTGCAAGGAGGGAATTAAGTATTCCGATTATATACTGGCGAGGATAGGTGGCATGGAAAACATGGCTGTTTTTTTGTATATATTAAGCTACAATATCATACCCATTTGTTTGTTGATTTTGCTGGGTTTTCTGCTAGGTAAGCGATTCAGGCTGGATGTGTTTACCCTTAGTAAGCTTAACTTTTATCTGTTTACCCCGGCCTTTTTATTTGTGAACTTATATAATACCAGCTTTCACTGGGATCTCTTGCAGGTGGTCTTTTGCGGATTTTCCCTGATTTTGGTTAACGCCCTGCTGGGGGAGGTGATCGGACGGTATCGCAACTACGAACGGAGCTTTACCAACGCTTTTAAGAACTCGATCATGTTCAGCAATGTGGGGAATATCGGTCTGGCTCTGGCTACGTTGATTTTTTCCGGCGAACCGTTTCTGGTGGATGGGAAGACGCCGTATCTGGATACGGCGGTTGCCGCTCAGATTATGGTACTGATTATGCAAAATATCTGCGTGAACACCTGGGGGTTTTTTAATGCCGGCCAGGCCCGGCTCAGCGGCAGGCAGGCGGTGCTGCAGATGCTGCGGATGCCTCCCATTTATGCGTTGCCGCTGGTTGTGCTTTGCCGGGCAGGAAATTTTGCCGTGGAGCAGACCTTTCTGTGGCCGGCGCTTTCCTATCTGCGGGACGGAATGGTGCCCTTGATTTTAATTACGCTGGGGGTGCAGTTGTCGCAATCGGTTTTTCACTTTGCCAGTGGCGATGTGTATCTTGCGGTAGCTATCCGGCTTGTCGGCGGGCCGCTGCTGGCCATGGCGGGCATCGCTCTCTGGGGGCTCAGCGGCGTCGCAGCGCAGATTATGCTGATTGCCAATGCCGTACCTACGGCGGTGAATACGGCCCTGATCGCCGTTGAATGCAGGAACTGCCCGGAATTTGCGGCACAGACGGTCATGGTGTCTACTTTGCTTAGTGTTTTGACCCTGACCTTTTTTATTTTCCTGGCCCGGCTAATCTATCCCGTCGCTTAA
- a CDS encoding MBL fold metallo-hydrolase, whose protein sequence is MGKELVILFLLMSGGVAAFIWLYLRQPQFGRLPAGSYLKKLEASSHYVNGQFKNLLPTPMLVEDTSLISSLAKFVLAQRERPVPNEPVPSAKVDLLTLDSRQDMVIWLGHSSYFLQLGGRRILIDPVFSSYASPVSLVNRAFAGANPYAPDDMPGIDCLLISHDHWDHLDYPTVMALQSKIGQIVCPLGVGGYFSQWGFAPECIHEGDWFDRVEVAEDLAVELLPARHFSGRLLTRNRTLWAGFALLAAQRRVYYSGDGGYGPHLREIGDRFGGFDLAIMENGQYDQRWRYIHMLPEEVAQAAVDIRARAVLPGHTAKFALANHPWDEPFRRITAASQDKPYRLLTPVIGQPVLLDDKEQPFSHWWETIR, encoded by the coding sequence ATGGGTAAAGAACTGGTCATATTATTTTTGCTGATGAGCGGCGGGGTGGCGGCGTTTATCTGGCTGTATCTGAGACAACCGCAGTTTGGCCGGCTGCCGGCCGGAAGTTATCTGAAAAAATTGGAGGCGTCTTCCCATTATGTCAACGGGCAGTTTAAAAACCTGCTGCCCACGCCAATGCTGGTGGAGGACACCAGCCTGATCAGCTCGCTGGCTAAATTTGTGTTGGCCCAAAGGGAACGGCCGGTTCCGAACGAACCTGTTCCTTCGGCTAAGGTTGATTTACTGACACTGGATAGCAGGCAGGATATGGTCATTTGGCTGGGCCATTCTTCGTACTTTTTGCAGCTTGGCGGCCGGCGAATCCTCATTGATCCGGTGTTCAGCTCCTATGCATCGCCGGTTTCCCTGGTGAATAGGGCTTTTGCCGGAGCGAATCCCTATGCTCCGGACGATATGCCCGGGATCGATTGCCTCTTAATTTCACACGACCACTGGGATCATCTTGACTATCCAACCGTTATGGCCCTGCAAAGCAAGATCGGACAGATTGTCTGTCCCCTTGGCGTGGGTGGCTACTTCTCGCAGTGGGGCTTCGCGCCGGAGTGTATCCACGAAGGCGACTGGTTTGACCGGGTGGAAGTAGCTGAGGACTTGGCGGTAGAGCTGCTGCCGGCCCGGCATTTTTCCGGCCGCCTGCTGACCAGGAACAGAACTTTATGGGCCGGTTTTGCCTTGCTTGCCGCGCAGCGACGGGTGTACTACAGCGGTGATGGCGGTTATGGACCACATCTGAGAGAGATTGGCGACAGGTTCGGTGGTTTTGACCTGGCGATCATGGAAAACGGGCAGTATGATCAACGTTGGCGTTATATTCACATGCTGCCGGAAGAGGTCGCTCAGGCGGCTGTCGATATCCGGGCCCGGGCCGTACTGCCGGGGCACACGGCGAAATTTGCCCTGGCCAACCATCCCTGGGATGAGCCGTTCCGGCGGATTACGGCGGCCAGTCAGGATAAGCCATACCGGTTGCTGACTCCGGTCATTGGTCAGCCGGTGCTGCTTGATGATAAAGAGCAGCCGTTCAGCCATTGGTGGGAAACAATCCGATAG
- a CDS encoding MerR family transcriptional regulator: MNIAEVSRKFDLSQDTLRYYERIGLLPSVPRNKSGIRDYSEEDCRWVEFIKCMRNAGLPIEVLIEYVTLFQQGEDTVAARKELLLEQRKQLLARMEDMQSTLERLNKKIDRYEQSVIVKEQELKKTH; this comes from the coding sequence TTGAATATCGCTGAAGTCAGTAGAAAATTTGATCTTTCCCAGGACACACTTCGCTATTATGAGCGAATTGGTTTGCTTCCCAGTGTGCCTCGCAATAAAAGCGGCATCCGGGACTATTCGGAGGAAGACTGCCGGTGGGTGGAGTTCATTAAATGCATGCGCAATGCCGGATTGCCGATTGAAGTGCTGATTGAATATGTGACGCTTTTTCAGCAGGGCGAGGATACGGTGGCCGCCAGGAAAGAGCTGCTGCTTGAGCAGCGCAAGCAGTTATTGGCCCGGATGGAGGATATGCAGAGCACGCTGGAACGGCTTAATAAGAAAATTGATCGTTACGAACAGTCGGTTATTGTTAAAGAACAGGAATTAAAAAAGACGCACTGA